One window from the genome of Thermodesulfobacteriota bacterium encodes:
- the nrdR gene encoding transcriptional regulator NrdR has product MKCTFCGSLKNRVIDSRLGKDGLAIRRRRECLDCKRRFTTYERVEEVDLLVVKKDGRREPFDRNKIIKGMLKACEKRPISVKLIEDFVYEFERELQERGVREVESREVGERVIRKLYELDEVAYVRFASVYRSFKDINQFMEELKELLKDKETTKVVERAEGGHGSRLPLELIKSEGEE; this is encoded by the coding sequence ATGAAGTGTACTTTTTGCGGTAGCTTGAAAAACAGGGTCATTGATTCCCGCCTAGGAAAAGATGGGCTGGCCATCAGAAGGCGGAGAGAGTGTCTTGACTGCAAAAGGCGTTTTACTACCTATGAGCGTGTAGAAGAAGTAGACCTGCTTGTAGTAAAAAAGGATGGCCGGAGGGAGCCTTTTGACAGAAACAAGATAATCAAGGGCATGCTCAAGGCGTGTGAGAAGAGGCCCATAAGCGTGAAGCTCATCGAGGATTTCGTCTACGAGTTCGAGAGAGAGCTACAGGAAAGAGGGGTGAGAGAGGTAGAAAGCCGGGAGGTCGGAGAAAGAGTGATCAGGAAGCTCTACGAACTGGACGAGGTTGCCTATGTAAGATTTGCATCGGTTTACCGGTCTTTCAAAGATATAAATCAATTCATGGAAGAACTAAAAGAGTTGCTGAAAGATAAGGAAACCACCAAGGTAGTGGAGAGGGCTGAGGGAGGACACGGCTCCAGGCTTCCCCTTGAACTCATCAAGAGCGAGGGCGAGGAATAG
- the pdxA gene encoding 4-hydroxythreonine-4-phosphate dehydrogenase PdxA produces MFTKPRIGITMGDPNGIGPEVIVKALACSELQDLCTPVVFGSAEIMEEAQRLTGLGTGFDTVSIGHFGKDKLHPGYPEKTAGEASLAYIREAVRIALDGKIEAVVTAPISKESIHLAGAKYPGHTEMLQELTGAKRVAMMFEGGRFRVVLVTIHCALSQVPGLINEEKVLSTIELTHESLIRLFRIAKPTIVVCGLNPHAGEAGAFGNEEILHVIPAVMRAKESGIEVTGPMPADTLFYHAAQGKWDAVIAMYHDQGLIPFKMLSFDEGVNITLGLPIIRTSPDHGTAYDIAWKGKANPSSMIAAIKVAVNLVKNKDGQNKN; encoded by the coding sequence ATGTTTACCAAACCAAGAATCGGCATCACCATGGGCGACCCAAACGGAATCGGCCCAGAAGTAATAGTTAAAGCTCTAGCCTGCAGCGAACTCCAGGACCTGTGTACGCCAGTAGTATTCGGAAGCGCAGAAATAATGGAAGAAGCACAGAGACTCACCGGTCTCGGTACCGGATTTGATACGGTGAGCATCGGTCATTTCGGCAAGGATAAACTACATCCCGGATACCCGGAAAAAACGGCAGGAGAGGCCAGTCTTGCCTATATCAGGGAAGCGGTACGGATTGCCCTGGATGGTAAAATAGAGGCGGTTGTTACCGCCCCGATAAGCAAAGAGTCGATCCACCTGGCTGGAGCAAAATATCCGGGTCATACCGAGATGCTCCAGGAACTCACCGGTGCGAAGAGGGTGGCAATGATGTTTGAAGGGGGGAGGTTTCGCGTGGTATTGGTCACGATTCACTGCGCACTTTCCCAGGTCCCCGGCTTAATAAATGAGGAGAAGGTTCTATCCACGATCGAGCTTACTCACGAGTCCTTGATAAGGCTTTTTAGGATAGCCAAGCCCACAATAGTTGTTTGCGGCTTAAACCCTCATGCCGGGGAAGCCGGGGCATTCGGAAACGAAGAGATATTGCATGTCATTCCGGCTGTCATGAGAGCCAAAGAAAGTGGCATCGAAGTCACCGGGCCTATGCCTGCTGATACTTTGTTCTACCACGCTGCTCAAGGTAAGTGGGATGCGGTCATTGCCATGTATCACGACCAGGGGTTAATCCCGTTCAAGATGCTCTCGTTCGATGAGGGAGTCAACATAACTTTAGGGCTGCCGATAATAAGAACCTCACCCGACCACGGCACCGCATATGATATCGCCTGGAAGGGAAAGGCGAATCCTTCGAGCATGATAGCGGCGATAAAAGTGGCGGTTAATTTAGTAAAGAATAAAGACGGCCAGAATAAAAATTGA
- the glyA gene encoding serine hydroxymethyltransferase — translation MHNLQRVDPEIAKAIRSETERQEWKLELIASENYVSDAVLEAMGSVLTNKYAEGLPGKRYYGGCEFVDVAESLAIERAKKLFGADAVNVQPHSGAQANMAVYFTALKPGDTILGMNLAHGGHLTHGSPVNFSGTLYKVVPYGVREDDNLIDYDQVRELALEHQPKLIVVGWSAYPRKIDFKRFREIADECGALLMADIAHPAGLVVAGLYPTPIPYCDFVTTTTHKTLRGPRGGMVMMKKEQEKAVNSKVFPGTQGGPLMHVIAAKAVAFHEALQPSFIEYQNQIVKNANTLGERLKERGFKLVSGGTDTHLVLVDLRETEITGKVAEETLEKAGITVNKNAIPFDHRPPAVASGIRIGTPAVTTRGMKENEIEVIAGFIYEALNNIGDEKTLSRIKEDVRELCNKFPIYRHKLT, via the coding sequence ATGCACAATCTACAAAGGGTTGACCCGGAAATAGCAAAGGCCATAAGGTCGGAAACAGAACGCCAGGAGTGGAAGCTTGAGCTAATTGCCTCGGAGAATTACGTAAGCGATGCCGTCCTCGAAGCAATGGGCTCCGTGCTGACCAATAAATATGCCGAAGGACTGCCCGGCAAAAGATATTATGGCGGATGCGAATTTGTGGACGTGGCCGAATCATTAGCCATAGAGAGGGCAAAAAAGCTTTTCGGGGCGGATGCAGTCAATGTGCAGCCGCATTCGGGAGCGCAGGCAAACATGGCCGTTTATTTTACCGCCTTAAAACCTGGGGACACTATACTGGGTATGAATCTGGCTCACGGAGGACATCTCACACACGGAAGCCCGGTCAATTTCTCCGGAACCCTCTATAAAGTGGTTCCCTACGGCGTGAGAGAAGACGATAACCTCATAGACTACGACCAGGTAAGGGAGCTTGCCCTAGAGCACCAACCAAAGTTGATCGTTGTAGGATGGAGTGCCTACCCCAGGAAAATCGATTTTAAAAGATTTCGAGAAATAGCGGACGAATGTGGAGCGCTCCTCATGGCCGACATAGCCCATCCTGCGGGATTGGTGGTGGCCGGGCTCTACCCTACCCCGATACCATACTGTGATTTTGTGACTACCACTACGCATAAAACGCTCCGGGGTCCGAGAGGCGGCATGGTCATGATGAAAAAAGAGCAGGAAAAAGCGGTCAACAGCAAGGTTTTTCCGGGAACGCAAGGCGGGCCTCTAATGCACGTTATTGCGGCAAAGGCGGTAGCATTTCACGAAGCGCTCCAGCCCAGTTTTATCGAATACCAGAACCAAATCGTAAAGAATGCCAATACGCTGGGGGAACGCCTCAAGGAAAGGGGCTTCAAGCTCGTCTCCGGAGGGACTGATACACATTTGGTCCTGGTAGACCTGAGGGAGACGGAGATAACCGGTAAGGTAGCCGAGGAAACCTTGGAAAAGGCCGGGATCACCGTGAATAAAAATGCAATTCCTTTCGACCACCGGCCCCCGGCAGTAGCCAGCGGTATAAGAATCGGCACACCGGCAGTTACCACACGGGGAATGAAAGAGAACGAAATCGAAGTCATCGCCGGGTTCATCTACGAAGCATTAAACAACATTGGAGATGAAAAAACGCTTTCCCGGATTAAAGAGGACGTTAGAGAACTATGCAATAAATTCCCTATATATCGGCATAAGCTAACTTAA
- the ndhC gene encoding NADH-quinone oxidoreductase subunit A codes for MLADYIPILLILILAILLAGVLLGISYLLGPRRQAIRKLTPYESGIPPVGDARERFTIRYYLIGALFILFDVESIFLFAWAVVFKELGMLAFIEIIIFFLIILGGYFYVLKKGALEWH; via the coding sequence ATGCTTGCGGACTACATTCCTATCTTATTAATACTGATACTGGCTATCCTTCTGGCCGGTGTTTTACTGGGAATCTCCTATCTCCTTGGCCCGAGGAGGCAGGCAATAAGGAAGCTAACCCCCTATGAATCCGGCATACCGCCGGTAGGAGATGCCAGGGAAAGATTTACCATAAGGTATTATCTAATCGGCGCGCTCTTCATACTCTTTGACGTCGAATCCATATTCCTCTTCGCCTGGGCCGTTGTATTCAAGGAACTGGGGATGCTGGCCTTCATAGAAATCATAATCTTTTTTCTAATTATCTTAGGTGGTTATTTCTATGTCCTGAAAAAAGGAGCCCTCGAATGGCACTGA
- a CDS encoding TatD family hydrolase, translating into MLIDTHAHLEMLEGVSEVIQRAEEAGLEKIVAVSSNLTSSEKTVDIAKNFPMVFATVGIHPHEASTMNDQVFSEIERLARERKKVVAVGETGLDYHYMHSPREVQVSSFVKQIDLANRLALPLVVHVRDAHDDVIKVLKEQNRNNLKAVIHCFTGNYETAMKYIEMGYYISFSGIITFKNAEEIREAATKIPIEKMLIETDSPYLAPVPYRGKKNEPAHVKAIAQKIAELRGISFEEIEEETTANARYLFSFGTS; encoded by the coding sequence ATGCTCATTGATACCCATGCACACCTGGAGATGCTTGAGGGTGTGTCGGAGGTTATTCAAAGGGCAGAGGAAGCAGGTCTGGAGAAGATAGTTGCAGTCTCATCCAACCTAACATCATCAGAGAAGACCGTAGATATCGCCAAAAATTTTCCCATGGTGTTTGCTACTGTTGGCATCCACCCGCACGAAGCATCAACCATGAACGACCAGGTGTTCTCAGAAATAGAGAGGCTGGCCAGGGAACGAAAAAAAGTGGTGGCAGTCGGAGAAACGGGTCTAGATTATCATTATATGCATTCGCCACGTGAAGTTCAGGTTTCATCATTCGTAAAACAGATCGATCTAGCTAATAGACTGGCGCTTCCCCTGGTTGTTCACGTTCGGGATGCCCACGATGACGTTATTAAGGTTTTAAAAGAACAAAATAGGAATAACCTAAAAGCGGTCATCCACTGTTTCACCGGGAATTACGAAACGGCAATGAAGTATATTGAAATGGGCTATTATATTTCATTCTCAGGCATAATCACCTTTAAAAACGCCGAGGAGATAAGGGAAGCGGCAACTAAGATTCCAATCGAGAAAATGCTTATCGAGACAGACTCCCCCTATCTTGCCCCTGTACCCTATCGAGGAAAAAAGAACGAGCCTGCTCATGTGAAAGCCATAGCCCAAAAAATAGCGGAGTTGAGAGGGATTTCATTCGAGGAAATAGAAGAAGAAACCACAGCCAACGCCAGGTATCTCTTTTCGTTTGGTACATCTTGA
- a CDS encoding NADH-quinone oxidoreductase subunit B family protein, whose translation MALNTNSILGGDGFITTKLSSFVNWARKNSLWPMPFGTACCAIEMMGTLASRFDLSRFGAEAIRFSPRQADLMIVSGTITYKMASVCRRIYDQMPEPKWVIAMGSCTCGGGPFDSYAVVQGIDEFLPVDVYVGGCPPRPEALIDAVMKIQKKIEMEGAPLV comes from the coding sequence ATGGCACTGAACACGAATTCTATTCTTGGAGGGGACGGTTTTATAACTACCAAATTGAGCTCGTTCGTTAATTGGGCGAGGAAAAATAGCCTCTGGCCCATGCCGTTTGGCACTGCCTGCTGTGCAATCGAGATGATGGGTACTCTGGCATCCCGGTTCGACCTTTCCCGGTTCGGGGCAGAGGCAATACGTTTCTCCCCAAGGCAAGCGGACCTTATGATTGTCTCGGGCACTATAACCTATAAAATGGCCTCCGTGTGCAGGAGAATTTACGACCAGATGCCGGAGCCTAAATGGGTAATTGCCATGGGATCATGCACCTGCGGCGGCGGTCCCTTCGACAGCTATGCTGTTGTCCAGGGAATAGACGAGTTCCTTCCGGTCGACGTTTACGTCGGTGGATGCCCTCCCCGACCCGAGGCGTTGATAGATGCGGTGATGAAGATCCAGAAGAAAATAGAGATGGAAGGGGCACCCCTTGTATGA
- a CDS encoding NAD-dependent deacylase gives MILEIDEKITKAADLIGRASSITVLTGAGISEESGIPTYRGQGGLWRDYRAEDLATPEAFQNDPKLVWEWYEWRRGIVKEAKPNYAHYALAELEGHNPNFNLITQNIDGLHKLAGSKNIIELHGNIWQTRCTRCAIIEQNLDVPLKELPPRCNNCGAIVRPNIVWFGEVIPMPLIDKALIAIEQCEVMLIVGTSGVVEPAASMGLVAKQTGKIVIEVNLEPTINTNFYDLTILGKSGEILPLICKSGEAYSYLL, from the coding sequence ATGATTTTAGAGATTGATGAGAAGATAACCAAGGCGGCAGACCTAATAGGTCGCGCATCGAGTATAACCGTTCTTACCGGGGCGGGCATCTCCGAGGAGAGCGGAATTCCCACCTACCGGGGCCAGGGTGGCCTTTGGCGGGATTATCGCGCTGAAGACCTGGCCACTCCAGAGGCATTTCAGAACGACCCTAAGCTCGTTTGGGAATGGTACGAGTGGAGGAGGGGAATAGTTAAAGAAGCGAAGCCGAACTATGCGCATTATGCCCTGGCCGAGCTAGAAGGCCATAATCCCAATTTTAACCTTATAACCCAAAACATTGACGGGCTTCACAAACTGGCCGGAAGCAAGAATATAATCGAGCTTCACGGGAATATTTGGCAAACAAGATGCACACGCTGCGCAATCATCGAACAAAACCTCGACGTACCGCTAAAAGAGCTTCCGCCAAGGTGTAACAACTGTGGTGCGATAGTACGTCCCAACATAGTTTGGTTTGGAGAGGTAATTCCAATGCCCTTGATTGACAAGGCTCTTATAGCGATAGAGCAGTGCGAAGTAATGCTTATTGTCGGCACCTCCGGTGTCGTGGAACCGGCGGCTTCGATGGGGCTCGTGGCCAAGCAGACCGGGAAAATTGTAATCGAAGTAAACTTGGAGCCTACCATTAATACCAACTTTTATGACCTGACCATTCTTGGGAAATCGGGGGAAATTCTGCCGTTGATATGCAAGTCGGGAGAGGCGTATAGTTATTTGCTTTAG
- a CDS encoding NADH-quinone oxidoreductase subunit C, whose amino-acid sequence MSLDLQTVVDSLNTNLPDSVLDVKTFRGETTLIIDKKRVREVCSHLKNDFGFKFIADITAVDYLGVKIPRFEVVYHVHRFGPSFDDNVRIRLKTELPEEEPRIDSVVPVWSGANWLEREVYDMFGIVFLGHPDLRRILMPEDYEPHPLRKDFDVRDREASKRSFKRALEEGSE is encoded by the coding sequence ATGAGCCTTGACCTCCAGACCGTTGTCGACTCCTTAAATACAAACCTTCCCGATTCAGTCCTAGATGTAAAAACATTCAGGGGGGAAACTACGCTTATTATCGACAAGAAAAGGGTGAGAGAGGTCTGTTCTCACCTGAAAAATGACTTTGGTTTCAAATTTATAGCCGATATCACCGCCGTGGACTATCTTGGGGTAAAAATTCCCCGCTTTGAGGTTGTTTATCATGTTCACAGATTCGGCCCGAGTTTCGACGACAACGTCAGAATCAGGCTTAAGACCGAGCTTCCAGAAGAGGAACCCAGAATTGATTCCGTAGTCCCGGTGTGGAGCGGTGCAAACTGGCTTGAAAGAGAGGTGTACGATATGTTCGGTATCGTGTTTCTGGGGCACCCAGACCTGAGAAGAATACTGATGCCGGAAGACTACGAGCCGCACCCGCTCAGAAAAGACTTCGACGTCAGAGACCGCGAGGCATCCAAGCGCAGTTTTAAGAGGGCCCTGGAAGAGGGAAGCGAGTAA
- the nuoD gene encoding NADH dehydrogenase (quinone) subunit D: protein MERIEFLTEEIIDKETGLKTETMVLNMGPQHPSTHGVLRVVLQLEGETVVKAIPYIGYLHRGIEKLCEHITYQMCLPYTDRMDYVAAICNNIGFILTAEKLLGIEKEIPERAKVAEVILFELGRIESHLLGIGTSALDLGAFSAFLYLFKERERIYDILEMVCGARLTTSYPRVGGLPDDLPEDFEDAIRNFLKAFPKTLMEVDKLLTRNRIWVDRTKDVAFISADDAIDLGLTGPVLRGSGVPYDVRKAMPYLGYENYDFEIPVISDGDAYARYLVRMEEMRQSMHIIEQAINNLPDGPYIADLPEIVLPRKELTYTRMESLIRHFVLVYEGFKPPPGEVYHAVENPKGELGYYIVSDGSGKPYRMRVRGPSFVNLQALPKMVEGRLIADVIAAIGSIDIVLGEVDR from the coding sequence ATGGAGAGAATAGAATTCCTCACCGAAGAGATTATAGACAAAGAAACCGGGCTCAAGACCGAGACCATGGTACTAAACATGGGTCCCCAGCATCCATCCACCCATGGAGTGCTTCGGGTGGTGTTGCAGCTTGAAGGTGAAACCGTAGTCAAGGCTATTCCCTACATAGGCTATCTTCATAGAGGGATCGAGAAACTCTGTGAGCATATAACCTACCAGATGTGCCTTCCCTACACCGATAGGATGGACTATGTAGCGGCGATTTGTAACAACATAGGGTTCATACTTACTGCGGAAAAACTCTTGGGTATCGAAAAAGAAATACCGGAAAGGGCGAAGGTAGCCGAGGTAATATTATTCGAACTGGGGAGGATCGAATCCCATCTTCTGGGAATAGGTACAAGCGCGTTGGACTTGGGCGCTTTTTCCGCATTTCTCTATCTTTTCAAAGAAAGAGAGAGGATCTACGACATACTGGAAATGGTCTGCGGGGCAAGGCTTACTACGTCTTATCCTAGAGTGGGAGGGCTGCCCGATGATTTGCCCGAAGATTTTGAGGATGCAATAAGAAATTTCTTAAAAGCCTTCCCGAAAACTTTGATGGAGGTGGACAAGCTCTTAACCAGAAACCGGATCTGGGTCGACCGGACTAAGGATGTCGCCTTCATAAGCGCCGATGACGCAATCGACCTGGGACTCACCGGACCAGTGCTTAGAGGAAGCGGAGTACCTTACGACGTCAGAAAGGCAATGCCTTATTTAGGATATGAGAACTATGATTTTGAGATACCGGTAATCTCAGACGGAGACGCATACGCCCGATATCTGGTCAGGATGGAAGAGATGCGCCAGAGCATGCACATAATCGAACAGGCGATTAATAACCTTCCGGACGGTCCCTACATAGCCGACCTGCCGGAGATAGTTCTTCCCCGAAAGGAACTCACCTATACCAGAATGGAATCCCTGATAAGACATTTCGTGCTGGTTTATGAGGGATTCAAGCCCCCTCCGGGCGAAGTGTATCACGCCGTGGAAAACCCCAAAGGCGAGCTTGGCTACTACATCGTCAGCGACGGTTCGGGAAAACCCTACAGAATGCGGGTGAGAGGGCCTTCATTCGTGAACCTTCAGGCCCTTCCTAAGATGGTGGAAGGTCGATTAATAGCCGACGTGATTGCGGCAATCGGAAGCATAGACATAGTGCTCGGAGAGGTGGATAGATAA
- the lolA gene encoding outer membrane lipoprotein chaperone LolA produces MRKIILSLVVLFVVQNTAIGEDKNLDSILDQVQSTYERINDFHAKFTQEATIRSLNQVQRADGEVWLKKPGKMRWNYYRPNKEEIVSDGSKIWFYNQEEKQVVESSLIEVMDTPTTTTLLSGLGNIKEQFIARFSASVFPDQYGSYLVDLLPRDNSAEEEYNKVTIAVNKKSMLVNTIYLYDPFGNLTRVNLHDIKINKGVSDSLFNFKVPKGVELIKAPSVKQ; encoded by the coding sequence TTGAGAAAAATTATTTTAAGTTTAGTTGTACTTTTTGTGGTTCAAAACACCGCTATAGGGGAAGATAAAAATCTGGATTCGATATTGGACCAGGTTCAGTCAACCTATGAAAGAATTAACGACTTTCATGCCAAATTTACCCAGGAAGCCACAATCAGGTCTCTCAATCAGGTGCAGAGGGCAGATGGCGAGGTTTGGTTGAAGAAACCGGGGAAGATGAGGTGGAATTATTACCGTCCTAACAAGGAGGAGATTGTTTCTGACGGCTCTAAAATCTGGTTTTATAATCAGGAAGAAAAGCAGGTGGTCGAGTCATCCCTGATAGAGGTTATGGACACCCCCACCACAACCACCCTCCTTTCCGGCTTAGGAAACATAAAAGAGCAGTTTATCGCCCGGTTTTCTGCTTCCGTCTTTCCCGACCAGTATGGAAGCTATCTGGTTGACCTGTTGCCGAGGGATAACAGTGCCGAGGAGGAGTACAATAAGGTTACGATAGCGGTTAATAAGAAGAGCATGCTCGTTAACACCATTTATCTTTACGACCCGTTTGGAAATCTGACCAGGGTCAACCTGCACGACATTAAAATTAACAAAGGGGTTTCCGATTCGCTTTTCAATTTCAAAGTCCCGAAGGGAGTGGAGTTAATAAAGGCGCCTTCGGTCAAGCAGTAG
- a CDS encoding sulfatase-like hydrolase/transferase, producing MILNRQEVKTIIVIGIIISLITGLLDISINISSRPSGLSSFSALLAPLSAATIFSLCLYLVLWFLVIYPMRNIVRLETIPLAVSFASFLGMTITLLSLNRLIYFPLSGVDSFKLFISVLCSLLISIGAYFTATFIIKIPRYRNTVSAFIFATPFLFAETALFLWLNSYRMESFPRLSPFLFWTIFVLLLSFTIVLLHYLNRKINIVRLIPPFAALVILSPILALALNKYFQSSPGQITKANNQFKHVILLTVDTLRADVLSCYGSEEVSTPNIDQLARDGILFTNAISPAPWTLPSFSSIMTGVSPIVHKVTKGNSQLDDNFHTLAEYMRDAGYFTSAIVYNGYLSHYSNLSQGFLEYRFFPKYSIGNSAGVKLLEKFLPREFESDTTTTGLTELAKEWITTNQDKDFFLWFHYYDPHVPYSPPPEFLPEGEPPPNIGTSFSEPWRIRGGDFAPTSTEKNWIRDLYLGEVRYVDDSIGKFLDHLKKLGLYDESLIVLTSDHGEEFWEHGGYEHGHSLFNEVIRVPLIIKLPESITSRAIDDNERSTISTAADGKIDETVTTQSIMSTILDTCGIKYDVDYPSAGSLGALLKNWDGHVEEPIISSGLLYFEDQESVTFNGSKYIRFTETNREILYDLIQDPGERISVLSSSPQKAESARNILRNHTKVAEKIRENNGIASGKEVEFDQETKEKLKSLGYLQ from the coding sequence ATGATATTAAATAGACAAGAAGTAAAGACAATCATAGTAATCGGTATTATTATAAGCCTCATAACCGGGCTTCTGGACATTTCCATAAACATCTCCTCCAGACCGTCTGGACTCTCATCCTTTTCCGCTTTGCTTGCCCCTCTCTCCGCAGCGACAATCTTTTCATTATGTCTTTACTTGGTCTTGTGGTTTTTAGTTATTTATCCAATGAGAAACATCGTACGACTGGAGACGATACCGCTAGCCGTCTCCTTCGCCTCATTTTTAGGGATGACCATAACCCTCCTCTCGTTGAACAGACTTATTTACTTCCCCTTGTCCGGCGTTGACTCGTTCAAATTATTTATATCGGTATTATGCTCCTTACTGATTTCAATCGGTGCCTACTTCACCGCAACATTTATTATCAAAATACCCCGATATAGAAATACGGTATCGGCCTTTATCTTTGCAACACCCTTTCTTTTTGCCGAGACCGCTCTTTTTCTGTGGCTTAACTCATACCGTATGGAATCTTTCCCTCGTCTGTCCCCCTTTCTTTTCTGGACGATCTTTGTACTTCTTTTGTCTTTTACCATCGTATTGCTCCACTACCTAAATCGAAAAATTAATATAGTAAGATTGATTCCTCCGTTTGCGGCTCTGGTTATTCTAAGTCCTATATTGGCACTAGCTTTAAACAAATATTTCCAGTCATCACCGGGCCAAATCACTAAAGCAAATAACCAATTCAAGCATGTGATTCTACTGACTGTGGACACCCTGAGAGCAGACGTGCTTTCCTGTTACGGTTCTGAGGAAGTGTCTACGCCCAACATAGACCAGTTAGCCAGGGATGGTATTTTATTCACGAATGCCATTTCCCCTGCACCCTGGACCTTACCGTCTTTCAGTTCAATCATGACCGGGGTATCCCCAATTGTTCATAAGGTCACAAAGGGCAATTCCCAACTTGATGACAATTTCCATACATTGGCTGAGTATATGAGGGACGCCGGTTACTTTACCTCCGCTATCGTATATAATGGGTATCTCAGCCATTACTCTAACTTATCACAGGGCTTTCTTGAGTATAGATTCTTCCCCAAGTACTCAATCGGCAACTCAGCGGGTGTAAAACTATTAGAAAAATTCTTACCCCGGGAATTTGAATCCGACACGACAACGACCGGATTAACCGAACTGGCGAAGGAATGGATTACAACCAACCAGGATAAGGATTTCTTTCTGTGGTTTCATTATTATGACCCTCACGTTCCCTATTCCCCTCCGCCTGAATTTCTCCCGGAAGGAGAGCCACCGCCTAATATTGGTACCAGCTTTTCAGAACCATGGCGCATTCGAGGTGGAGACTTTGCCCCCACATCGACCGAAAAAAACTGGATAAGAGACCTTTATCTGGGAGAGGTGCGTTACGTGGATGATAGCATTGGGAAATTCCTAGATCACTTAAAGAAGCTGGGCCTGTATGATGAATCCTTGATCGTCCTTACCAGCGACCATGGGGAAGAGTTTTGGGAACATGGAGGCTACGAGCATGGACACAGTCTATTCAACGAGGTGATCCGAGTCCCACTCATAATAAAGCTTCCCGAGTCTATTACCTCAAGAGCAATCGACGATAACGAGAGATCTACAATATCGACGGCTGCAGACGGAAAAATAGACGAAACTGTGACCACCCAGAGCATAATGTCCACTATTCTGGATACTTGTGGAATAAAATACGATGTCGATTACCCTTCTGCAGGCTCCTTGGGGGCCTTGTTGAAGAACTGGGATGGCCACGTTGAAGAACCGATAATCAGTTCCGGCTTGCTCTACTTCGAAGACCAGGAATCGGTGACCTTTAATGGGTCAAAATACATCCGCTTCACGGAGACAAACCGGGAAATACTTTATGATTTAATCCAAGACCCCGGTGAACGGATTTCCGTGTTGAGCTCCTCACCCCAAAAAGCAGAAAGCGCTAGAAATATCCTGAGGAACCATACCAAAGTAGCCGAAAAAATAAGGGAAAATAACGGCATAGCAAGCGGTAAAGAGGTGGAATTTGACCAGGAGACAAAGGAAAAACTCAAATCTTTAGGCTACTTACAATAA